The Planctellipticum variicoloris DNA window GTGCTCTTCGACGTTGTAGGGCAGCCGGCACAGAAACCCGACAGAAACAATCACTCCCAGACAGCCGAGTGAACAGCGGGCGGCGGCCAGGTCCGGTCCCTCAGTGATTGTGCGAATGACCGGTTCGCCGGTCGCCGGGTCGTATGTGGCGACCCGAATTTCCGACATGTAATGGGACAGGCTGTGCTTGCCGGAGCCGTGAGTCCCGGTCGAAATTGCACCGGCGATGGCCTGTTCGGTAATCAGCCCCAGCGTCGGGAGAGTGACGTTGGCCTGCCGCTCCAGTTCTTCAAGCACCCGCTTGATCTGACACCCGGCTCCGACGCGGGCACGGACGCCCTCCGGCATTGTCGTCGCCTCGACCGAATTGAGCCTGCACAGATCGAGGACGACGTCTTCGCCCGCCGGGGCGCCGCTCCAGGAATGGAGCCGACCGATAACGCGAATGTTGCGTCCGCGATAAGCGTCGAGGATCTCGAGAACATCGGCCTCGGTTTCGGGGACGAAGAATGCCCGAGGGGTGAAGGAGAGATTGGCGCCGAAGTTTTGCAGGGCGGTCACTGGCGCGCTTTCTGAAGTGTTATTTTGGGGGCGGCACTGGTGGCCTTCAGCCACCAGTGCTCGCGAACCCTGCCAGGTGGGCCTGCTTCGGCACACCAGACTACGTGAAAAACTCCCAGGGCAGGCCATGAATCCGAGGCAAGTCCGGATCGGCGTTCCGCCCCTCCGACTCGTACCAGCGAGCACTGGACCACTTCCAGTCGCTGGCCCGTACTACGAGGCCCCGTCGAACAGGATTGAGGTGAATGTAATCCACGGAGGCTCGCACCGCCCGCTCCGACGAGAGATTCCGATCGTATCCGGGGCCTTCCTGCCAGAAGCGAAAGACAACCTTGTCGGGACGTTCTCGAATCGTGAGTCTCTGCAACAGATCCTTCTGAGTCGCCAGCAGAATGGACTTGATGCGTACTGAGAACGGCTGCTTGATCGCCTTCAGGAAGTTGTCGATTTCGACGGGAGTCGTCGTAGGAAAAACCAGCAGGTGGACGTGCTCGGGCATCAGGACGAACGCGACGAGTCGGTACCGCTGACGCTCGACGGCTCGATCGATGGAACGGAACAACAAGTGTCGCCAATTGTCGTTCGTCAGCAGCGCCAACTGCTGATAGCACGAGAATGTCAACTCGTGCAGGTCTCCCGGCTCGTGGTAGTGGCGGACCTGCTTGTGTTTCTGGGTCATGGTGATTAGAACCTCGCCGTGCGCGATCGCACTGGTGGCTGAAGGCCACCAATGCCACCCGAAAACTGCAATTCCCCCTGCCCTACCGCCCGACCCACGGTGGATCGGCGAACAATTGCGCCACAGGCATTGCAAACCCTGGTAGCACCGGTTCGCCGGTCAGGGTGTCTTGTGGTTTCAGCATCCGCGGCAGTCCCTCCGGCAGGTGCTGGTGAACGTGGCGGGTGACGGTGTCGACCACCCAGATGGCGGGGACCCCCGCCGCCCGGTAGTCGGCCAGCCGGTCTGACAGGCTCTCGCGCCGGTCTGGCGTCGACCCGACCTCGACGACCAGGCTGGGGGGCGTGTCGGTCACCAGTTTTTCGACTTCGCCGAACCGCCCGGGCGTCTGGAAGCAGGAAATCGCCGGGCAGTGGATCGTATCCGGGCCCCGGCGGAGGTGCAGGCCGACATCGAAGCAGGCCAGAACCTCAGAATTCCGGCGGAGATGGGCCGCGATCGCTTTGGCCAAGTTGTAGACCACGTTGCCATGCAGTTCGTCGGGCGGCTCCAACCGGACGAGCCGGCCGGAAGCGAGATCGAGCCAGCGTTCCCCCTCGCGCAGCAGCTCTTCGAAGTCGGCGGCGGTGACCGGCGCGGTGGAGTGAATCATGGACTGGCTCCGAGGGGATTTCCGAGTGCGGGCGGAGCTTTACCATCGGGGATTTGGGAGGGGGAGTCAATCGGGCGGAGAAGCGAGTCGCCAGAGGAATTGGCTGATCGCGAATCGCTGATCGCGGATTGCCAGAGAAAGACGGCCGCACGCTCCGACTTTCTGGTTCTCGACTCTGGACTCTCTTCTCTCGACTCCCCTCCGCTTTCCCCAACCGCACCGGCGATCTATACTTCCCCTTTCTCTCCGCCGGC harbors:
- a CDS encoding REP-associated tyrosine transposase; protein product: MTQKHKQVRHYHEPGDLHELTFSCYQQLALLTNDNWRHLLFRSIDRAVERQRYRLVAFVLMPEHVHLLVFPTTTPVEIDNFLKAIKQPFSVRIKSILLATQKDLLQRLTIRERPDKVVFRFWQEGPGYDRNLSSERAVRASVDYIHLNPVRRGLVVRASDWKWSSARWYESEGRNADPDLPRIHGLPWEFFT
- a CDS encoding Uma2 family endonuclease; translated protein: MIHSTAPVTAADFEELLREGERWLDLASGRLVRLEPPDELHGNVVYNLAKAIAAHLRRNSEVLACFDVGLHLRRGPDTIHCPAISCFQTPGRFGEVEKLVTDTPPSLVVEVGSTPDRRESLSDRLADYRAAGVPAIWVVDTVTRHVHQHLPEGLPRMLKPQDTLTGEPVLPGFAMPVAQLFADPPWVGR